A region from the Aphis gossypii isolate Hap1 chromosome 1, ASM2018417v2, whole genome shotgun sequence genome encodes:
- the LOC114128482 gene encoding high affinity cationic amino acid transporter 1 isoform X2, translated as MSRRKSDNDVVIDQPGKEKLARVLNLVDLTALGVGSTLGVGVYVLAGAVAKTDAGPAVVLSFILAAFASAFAGLCYAEFAARVPKAGSAYVYSYVGVGEFVAFVIGWNLILEYVIGTASVAKGLSNYIDALLEYPMKRTMTELFPMNVSFLSEFPDFLSFSVVLLLSILLSWGVRESTMINNIFTVVNLLTVATVVITGLFKVNLYNWNIPKQDIPKNVKGGEGGFMPFGWAGVTAGAAKCFYGFIGFDTVATTGEEAKKPKRDIPLAIILSLSIITFAYCCISSVLTLMWPYYKQDADAPFPYVYDHLGWTTIKWIVSSGAIFALFTSLIGTMFPLPRILYAMSCDGLLFSMFSDIHPKYQTPLLATLLSGLLAGIMSAIFNLEQLIDMMSIGTLLAYSIVCICVLVLRYKNDSDVEFVIKGNDELETSSFTETIIKTVVKYFNLSNIKYANEETESVATIITMLYIFTSAVFCFITVQQEGLASSNDVAAYTSAILAVVLLLLLLLLSRQPQSTKELSFKVPLVPLIPCISILLNVYLMMKLDIHTWIRFAIWLLIGLFIYVFYGMKNSVEGQKQMEEPKKRPSSSTVVHPISTIKL; from the exons ATGTCTAGACGTAAAAGCGACAACGACGTAGTGATTGATCAACCAGGCAAGGAAAAACTAGCCAGGGTCCTCAATCTGGTAGACTTGACGGCACTTGGTGTAGGGTCAACATTGGGTGTGGGCGTATACGTACTCGCTGGAGCTGTAGCTAAAACAGACGCCGGTCCGGCGGTTGTGCTATCGTTCATTTTGGCCGCCTTTGCATCAGCTTTTGCAG GTCTGTGTTATGCTGAATTCGCAGCGCGAGTGCCAAAAGCCGGGTCGGCTTACGTTTACAGTTACGTCGGAGTTGGCGAATTTGTCGCGTTCGTTATTGGATGGAATCTGATACTCGAATACGTCATTG GTACTGCGAGCGTCGCCAAAGGTCTAAGTAACTACATCGACGCTTTGTTAGAGTATCCCATGAAAAGAACAATGACCGAACTCTTCCCCATGAATGTCAGTTTTTTGTCCGAGTTTCCAGACTTTTTGTCATTTAGCgttgtattactattatcga TCTTACTATCGTGGGGAGTTCGAGAATCCACAATGATTAACAACATATTTACAgtcgttaatttattaaccgTAGCTACCGTCGTTATAACCGGATTATTCaaag ttaatttatacaattggaATATACCAAAACAAGACATTCCGAAGAACGTAAAAGGCGGCGAAGGTGGTTTTATGCCTTTTGGATGGGCCGGAGTAACTGCAGGGGctgcaaaatgtttttatggaTTCATCGGTTTCGACACAGTAGCAACGACAG GAGAAGAAGCGAAAAAACCGAAACGTGACATTCCGTTGGCCATCATATTGTCGTTGTCCATCATAACTTTTGCATACTGCTGTATCAGTTCGGTGTTAACTCTCATGTGGCCATATTATAAACag GACGCTGACGCGCCGTTCCCCTACGTCTACGACCATCTCGGCTGGACAACAATAAAATGGATTGTTTCTTCTGGCGCTATCTTCGCTCTGTTTACCAG TCTCATAGGTACCATGTTTCCATTGCCGAGAATTCTATACGCTATGTCCTGTGACGGTCTCCTGTTCAGCATGTTCTCTGATATTCACCCAAAGTACCAGACACCTCTATTAGCCACTCTGTTGTCGGGATTGCTTGcgg GCATTATGTCAGCAATTTTCAATCTGGAACAGCTGATCGATATGATGTCGATCGGCACATTATTGGCGTACTCGATCGTGTGCATTTGTGTGCTAGTGTTAAGGTACAAAAACGACTCGGACGTGGAGTTTGTAATCAAAGGTAACGATGAATTGGAGACCAGCAGTTTCACAGAAACCATCATCAAGACTGTGGTAAAGTACTTTAACCTGTCCAACATTAAATACGCCAATGAAGAAACCGAGAGTGTGGCCACGATCATCACTATGTTGTACA tttttacgtCTGCTGTGTTTTGCTTCATCACCGTCCAACAAGAAGGTTTAGCAAGTAGCAACGACGTTGCGGCGTACACAAGCGCTATTTTAGCCGTTGTGCTTTTACTTTTGTTGCTATTACTCTCCAGACAACCCCAATCGACCAAAGAACTTTCGTTTAAG GTACCGCTGGTTCCACTCATACCGTGCATAAGCATCTTATTGAACGTTTACTTGATGATGAAACTCGACATACACACCTGGATCCGTTTTGCCATTTGGTTGTTAATTGGATTGTtcatatacgtattttatggCATGAAGAACAGCGTCGAGGGACAGAAGCAGATGGAAGAGCCAAAAAAGAGACCATCAAGTTCTACGGTGGTGCATCCAATTTCCACCATCAAGTTATAG
- the LOC114128482 gene encoding high affinity cationic amino acid transporter 1 isoform X1 yields MDGSWWNSREKLIQVMSRRKSDNDVVIDQPGKEKLARVLNLVDLTALGVGSTLGVGVYVLAGAVAKTDAGPAVVLSFILAAFASAFAGLCYAEFAARVPKAGSAYVYSYVGVGEFVAFVIGWNLILEYVIGTASVAKGLSNYIDALLEYPMKRTMTELFPMNVSFLSEFPDFLSFSVVLLLSILLSWGVRESTMINNIFTVVNLLTVATVVITGLFKVNLYNWNIPKQDIPKNVKGGEGGFMPFGWAGVTAGAAKCFYGFIGFDTVATTGEEAKKPKRDIPLAIILSLSIITFAYCCISSVLTLMWPYYKQDADAPFPYVYDHLGWTTIKWIVSSGAIFALFTSLIGTMFPLPRILYAMSCDGLLFSMFSDIHPKYQTPLLATLLSGLLAGIMSAIFNLEQLIDMMSIGTLLAYSIVCICVLVLRYKNDSDVEFVIKGNDELETSSFTETIIKTVVKYFNLSNIKYANEETESVATIITMLYIFTSAVFCFITVQQEGLASSNDVAAYTSAILAVVLLLLLLLLSRQPQSTKELSFKVPLVPLIPCISILLNVYLMMKLDIHTWIRFAIWLLIGLFIYVFYGMKNSVEGQKQMEEPKKRPSSSTVVHPISTIKL; encoded by the exons cgaGAAAAACTAATACAGGTGATGTCTAGACGTAAAAGCGACAACGACGTAGTGATTGATCAACCAGGCAAGGAAAAACTAGCCAGGGTCCTCAATCTGGTAGACTTGACGGCACTTGGTGTAGGGTCAACATTGGGTGTGGGCGTATACGTACTCGCTGGAGCTGTAGCTAAAACAGACGCCGGTCCGGCGGTTGTGCTATCGTTCATTTTGGCCGCCTTTGCATCAGCTTTTGCAG GTCTGTGTTATGCTGAATTCGCAGCGCGAGTGCCAAAAGCCGGGTCGGCTTACGTTTACAGTTACGTCGGAGTTGGCGAATTTGTCGCGTTCGTTATTGGATGGAATCTGATACTCGAATACGTCATTG GTACTGCGAGCGTCGCCAAAGGTCTAAGTAACTACATCGACGCTTTGTTAGAGTATCCCATGAAAAGAACAATGACCGAACTCTTCCCCATGAATGTCAGTTTTTTGTCCGAGTTTCCAGACTTTTTGTCATTTAGCgttgtattactattatcga TCTTACTATCGTGGGGAGTTCGAGAATCCACAATGATTAACAACATATTTACAgtcgttaatttattaaccgTAGCTACCGTCGTTATAACCGGATTATTCaaag ttaatttatacaattggaATATACCAAAACAAGACATTCCGAAGAACGTAAAAGGCGGCGAAGGTGGTTTTATGCCTTTTGGATGGGCCGGAGTAACTGCAGGGGctgcaaaatgtttttatggaTTCATCGGTTTCGACACAGTAGCAACGACAG GAGAAGAAGCGAAAAAACCGAAACGTGACATTCCGTTGGCCATCATATTGTCGTTGTCCATCATAACTTTTGCATACTGCTGTATCAGTTCGGTGTTAACTCTCATGTGGCCATATTATAAACag GACGCTGACGCGCCGTTCCCCTACGTCTACGACCATCTCGGCTGGACAACAATAAAATGGATTGTTTCTTCTGGCGCTATCTTCGCTCTGTTTACCAG TCTCATAGGTACCATGTTTCCATTGCCGAGAATTCTATACGCTATGTCCTGTGACGGTCTCCTGTTCAGCATGTTCTCTGATATTCACCCAAAGTACCAGACACCTCTATTAGCCACTCTGTTGTCGGGATTGCTTGcgg GCATTATGTCAGCAATTTTCAATCTGGAACAGCTGATCGATATGATGTCGATCGGCACATTATTGGCGTACTCGATCGTGTGCATTTGTGTGCTAGTGTTAAGGTACAAAAACGACTCGGACGTGGAGTTTGTAATCAAAGGTAACGATGAATTGGAGACCAGCAGTTTCACAGAAACCATCATCAAGACTGTGGTAAAGTACTTTAACCTGTCCAACATTAAATACGCCAATGAAGAAACCGAGAGTGTGGCCACGATCATCACTATGTTGTACA tttttacgtCTGCTGTGTTTTGCTTCATCACCGTCCAACAAGAAGGTTTAGCAAGTAGCAACGACGTTGCGGCGTACACAAGCGCTATTTTAGCCGTTGTGCTTTTACTTTTGTTGCTATTACTCTCCAGACAACCCCAATCGACCAAAGAACTTTCGTTTAAG GTACCGCTGGTTCCACTCATACCGTGCATAAGCATCTTATTGAACGTTTACTTGATGATGAAACTCGACATACACACCTGGATCCGTTTTGCCATTTGGTTGTTAATTGGATTGTtcatatacgtattttatggCATGAAGAACAGCGTCGAGGGACAGAAGCAGATGGAAGAGCCAAAAAAGAGACCATCAAGTTCTACGGTGGTGCATCCAATTTCCACCATCAAGTTATAG